The region CAGCTATTACTGCGCTACCGGACGCCTGATATCTAAAAATTGGGACTGTTTTTTTGTTCAACTGCTGTCAATTTCAGTTGTAGAAATATTTTTTTTAAAAGACCTATTGCATATCAGTCTATGCCTTGTCGGTATCTCCACACCGCCAGCACAAAGTTTTGCAGCCGTGCTGGTTGCTGCAAGGACACCTCATCGGCTATCGGCAATAGTGGATGCTGGGCACGCAGCGCACTGGAAAAAGCGCCGTCCGTGAGCGAGTGACTGCCATCGGCTTGGTGCAGCACTGCAGTACCCAGCCCGCAGCTCGGTGAGCGGGCCTTGAGCAGCGCACCGTGCACATTCGTTACTCGCTGTACCTGGTCGCGCACCGCGACAGTGACATCCCGCTGTCGGTCGTCACATCCCTGCAGGCGCACGCCGGCGCTGGTTTCATACAGCGCGATCGGTGGTCGAGGGGTACCCAACCCGGCGCCCACTTCCGGGCACAACGCGGTGAAGCGACACCAGGGCGCCAGCCTTTGCAGCAACAGCGGCGTATATTTATCGCGTCCGTCGTAACGCACCGGCCGGCCCAACAGGCAGGCGCTGACCAACAGCAGTGCTGGGGGGGCGTCCGGGTCGAGACCGGCGTTGCGCAATGCGTGGGCAATACCGTCATCGGCAGGAGTCGTCATGCTGGGTACCTTTCTTGATCTCGCCACATTGCAGCCGCAAGACCTCGACTTGAGCGAGTTGTGGGCCAGTCTGCCGCGCTGGCAATCCCATGCCACCACTGCACCAGCCGACCGACGTGCTCATTTGCACGGCGCCACGGTGGCGGTTACCAACAAGGTGCTGCTGGATGCGCCCACACTGGCTGCTGCCGAGCAACTGAAACTGATCTGCATCGCCGCAACCGGTACCAACAATGTGGACCTGGCCGCCGCCGCTGAGCAGGGCATTCAAGTGTGCAATGTGCGCGATTATGCCGTGGCCAGCGTCGGCCAGCACACTTTGGCGCTGATGCTGGGGCTGGCCACGCAATGGGCGCGTTACCAAGCCGCCGTGCAGCGCGGTGACTGGTCGCGCAGTGAGCTGTTTTGCTTGATGGATTATCCAGCGGTAGAGCTGGCTGGCCGCACCTTGGGCATCGTCGGTTACGGGCGTCTCGGGCAGGAAGTGGCGCGGCTTGGCGCCGCTCTGGGTATGCAGGTGAATGTGGCCGCCAGCTTACGTGCCAACGCCGCCCCAGAAGCCGGCCGTTTGCCGCTGGAGCACGTGTTGGCGCAGAGCGATGTGCTGTCGCTGCACTGCCCACTGACGCCGGAGACCGCCGGCTTAATCAATGCCGAGCGCTTGGCGCTGATGAAACGCGGAGCATTGCTGGTCAACACCGCGCGCGGCGGCCTGATTGATGAAGCCGCGTTGGCGGCAGCCTTGCGCAGCGGTCAGCTCGGTGGCGCCGCTCTCGACACGCTGTCGGTGGAACCGCCGCCGGCGGACCATCCGCTGTTGGGAATGCGCGACTGCAATCTGATCTTGACGCCGCACAGCGCTTGGCTGGCCCGCGAAGCGCGTCAGCGGTTGATCGGCATTGTGGCGGACAATATCCACTCTTGGCGCCAAGGCGCGCTGCACAACCGAGTGGTGTGAGGACAAGCGATGGCCGGGGAGTCGGTCTGGTGGCAACTACGGCTGATATTGATGTCGCGCGAGCGCGGCATTCAGCTGATCACCGATGACATTTAGGCGGCGCCTTAATTGACTGCACTGGAAGTTGGCCACTCTGGATGTGGGGTCGTTGCACTTGTTGCTGCAGCACACCTCGGCGTCACTGGCGATCAGCGAGCATGGCGACCCGCCGGTGCATGGCGATCTGGAAGCCATAGTGCTGCGCTGGAAGCCGAATATTATCGCCGCCGCGAAGAAGGCCCAGATGACATGCCGGCCCCTCTCAAGAGCATGCCGATCGGTGGTCGGCTAAGGTTGCCGGTGGGCAATGGTTGTTTGCAGCTTGGGACGTGGCGGGGCATCTACCTGCGCGCGCACCGTCTCAACGGCGGTGCGCGCCAGATGGTGCTAACGCTACAGGAGCAGCGCCAGCGCTGAGGCTTACTGGCCGATGTAATCGCGGAATGCGCGGCGCTCATCTGGGGTCGCTTCGCTCCAGAACCGTTTCAGCTCATCCAGGTAGCTGCCACGGGGGGCGGCGGGTGCTGCTACCGGCGCTGCTGCGGCCGGTGTGCTGTCATTGGAAATCAGGTTGCTGATCAAATTCGGGCGCGCAATGCCGCTGGCGCGGGTCGGGGTTTTCACGCCGGATGCCAGGTTCAGGCTCCAACCACGGAAATCTTCCGACAGCGCTTCGGCGTCATCGCGGCTGCGCGGTGCGGCGAAGCCCAGTTCGAAGCGGTCGCCGGGGCGGCCATCGACGGTGAAGTACACCGGTGCCGAACGGAAGATCACGTGCGATTCGATGGTGCTGTCCCACAACTCTTTGTAGTAGGCGAGGATCTCGTGGCGGCCGGGGCTCAGTGCCAGCTCACGGGTGCCGCCGGAGAACAGTGTGCTGGCGCCTTTGATCTGCGCACCGTCCAGCGTCATCAGTTCGATTTGCTCCGGTACCTTGACCATCACCAGCTCGGCGGCAGCGCGCTCTGGGCCGTCATAGAGCTTCACGGTAGCAGCGCTTTGGCACGCGCTGACCAGGGTAGCAAGCAACGCAATCAGGGCAACACGAACAACAGACATGGCAGTACTCCAGTGGCGAGCGGCCCATGATGCGCGGCCGGCATGAAGAAATTGTGACAGTGCCGCAGATCGCACTGCCGAGAGTGGCAGTGCGGGTGGGTCAGCGGCAGTGCTTTTTGTCGATCGGCAGCTCGCGGTTGTTGGCCAGCCGGATCACGGTTTTCTGCAGCAGGATGTTGTTCGGCAGCGTGTAGCGGTGACCGTCCGGGTCTTCCAGTGTCAGGTAGATCAAACCCATGTGGCGCACGCGCCCGGTTACGGTGTTGTCGCCATCAAGCACGCGGATGCGGTCGCCGACACCGTAGGGCGAGCTGAAGAAGAGGATGAAGGCGGCGGTGACGTTGGACAGAATCGACCACGCCGCAAACAGCGCGATACCGACCAGTGCGAAGAACGACGACGCCACCACCATAAAGCCCTGGCCGGTGAAGCCCCAGATGCCGCTGAGGGTGAAGAACACAATGAACAGCGTCACCACGTTGATCAGCACTGTCACTTGGAAAGTGCGGCCCAGCGGGTAGCCACGCATCTCGCCGAAGCGGCGCGCCAGTCGGCGCGCCAGACTGGCACCGCCGAAAAGGATAATCAGCGCCAGCACCGTCGACAGGATGCGCATGAAGGTGTGTTGCTGGACGTATTCGGCGAGCAGCTCAACCACGGTGGTCACTCACGAAGGGGTTGGTGTTGCGTTCCTGTCCGAAGGTGGACATCGGGCCGTGGCCGGGAATGAAAGCCACATCGTCACCCAGCGGGAACAGCCGGTTGCGGATTGAATCCACCAGCGCTGCGTGGTCGCCACGGGGAAAATCGGTGCGGCCGATGGACCCGGCAAACAGTACATCGCCGACCACAGCAAGTCGCGCATCGGCGGCAAAAAACACCACGTGGCCGGGAGTGTGGCCGGGACAATGCAGCACCTGCAGAGTCTGCTCGCCCACCGTCACTTGGTCGCCGTGTTCCAGCCAGCGGTCCGGGGTAAAGGCGCGCGCCGGCGGGAAACCGAACATGGCGGATTGCTGCGGCAGCATGTCGATCCAGAACTGGTCGTCGCGGTGCGGGCCTTCTACCGGGATGGCAAACCGCTCCGCCAGATCAGCCACGGCGCCGGCATGGTCGATGTGGGCGTGGGTCACCAGAATTTTCTCCACCTCGCCGCCCAGTTCGGCAATCGCCGCCTCGATCGCCGGCAGGTCGCCGCCGGGATCGCACACCGCGATCTTACCAGTGCTCTCACACACCAGCAGTGAACAGTTTTGGGCGAAGGCCGTGACCGGCAAAATGGCGTATTTCATCAACAGCGTCCTGCTCTGCAGCGGGGAATATCGGGGCCGGGGAGTATAGCAGCATGGTCTGGGCGGGTTGAGACACCTGCGTGCACCGAGCCCTCGATTCGCGTATAAGGCAGGCGCTGCGTCAGGTGACGCCCGGCGGTACGCTGCTGGGACGGGCGTGGGACCGTGCATCGGACCATTATTCACCTGACAAATAGTGAGAATACGAGATATTGATTTTATTTATGCGCGGCGACTGCCTAGACTGCACCTACTTTCCGAACCGGACTGCCAACCGGGGCGGAGAGTAGACGGCCTCGGCACTGCGGTCGTCACTTCCCATCTAGAGCTTGAATAGGATTCCGACCATGTCTCAATACCTGAAAGACATTGATGCGGTAGCTTCCGTTGTCAAAGGCGACAGCACCTGGAGCGCGATCAACCCTGAGTCCGCGCTGCGCATGCGGCTGCAGAACCGCTTCAAAACCGGCCTCGACATTGCCAAGTACACCGCCGCAGTCATGCGCAAAGACATGGCGGAGTATGACGCTGACACCAGCAAGTACACCCAGTCCCTGGGCTGCTGGCACGGTTTCATCGGCCAACAGAAGCTGATCTCCATCAAGAAGCACTTCGGCAACACCGACAAGCGCTACCTCTACCTGTCCGGCTGGATGGTTGCTGCGCTGCGCTCTGAGTTCGGTCCGCTGCCCGACCAGTCCATGCACGAGAAAACCTCTGTGCCGGCGCTGATCGAAGAGCTGTACACCTTCCTCAAGCAAGCTGACGCGTGGGAACTGAACCACCTGTTCCGCGACCTGGACGCTGCCCGTGAGAAAGGCGACAAGGCTGCCGAAGGCGAGATCATCAGCAAGATCGACGGTTTCGAAACCCACATCGTGCCGATCATCGCTGACATCGACGCCGGTTTCGGCAACGAAGAGGCCACCTACCTGCTGGCCAAGAAAATGATCGAAGCCGGTGCCTGCTGCATCCAGCTGGAAAACCAGGTATCCGACGAGAAGCAGTGTGGTCACCAGGACGGTAAAGTAACCGTTCCGCACGCTGACTTCCTCGCCAAGATCAACGCGGTTCGCTACGCGTTCCTGGAACTGGGTGTGGACGACGGCGTGATCGTTGCCCGTACCGACTCCCTGGGTGCTGGCCTGACCAAGCAGATCGCCGTGACCAACAAGCCGGGCGACCTGGGCGACCAGTACAACAGCTTCCTCGACGGTGACTACATCTCCTCTGCCGAAGACATCCAGAACGGCGACGTGGTGATCAAGGCCGACGGCAAGCTGAAGAAAGTGAAGCGTCTGGCGTCCGGCCTGTTCTGCTTCAAAGAAGGCACCGGTATCGACCGCGTGGTGCTGGACTGTGTAACCAGCCTGCAAAACGGTGCTGACCTGCTGTGGATCGAAACCGAGAAGCCGCACGTTGGTCAGATCGCGGAAATGGTTAACCGCATCCGCGAACAGGTACCGAACGCGAAGCTGGTGTACAACAACAGCCCGTCGTTCAACTGGACCCTGAACTTCCGCCAGCAGGTCTTCGATGACTGGGCAGCAGAAGGCAAGGACGTTTCCAAGTTCGACCGTGCACGCCTGATGTCCGCCGACTACGACGGCTCAGACCTGTGTGAAGAAGCTGATGCACGCATCCGCAGCTTCCAGCGTGACGCAGCCCGTGAAGCA is a window of Alcanivorax sp. REN37 DNA encoding:
- a CDS encoding mechanosensitive ion channel family protein; its protein translation is MVELLAEYVQQHTFMRILSTVLALIILFGGASLARRLARRFGEMRGYPLGRTFQVTVLINVVTLFIVFFTLSGIWGFTGQGFMVVASSFFALVGIALFAAWSILSNVTAAFILFFSSPYGVGDRIRVLDGDNTVTGRVRHMGLIYLTLEDPDGHRYTLPNNILLQKTVIRLANNRELPIDKKHCR
- a CDS encoding DUF2057 family protein; translated protein: MSVVRVALIALLATLVSACQSAATVKLYDGPERAAAELVMVKVPEQIELMTLDGAQIKGASTLFSGGTRELALSPGRHEILAYYKELWDSTIESHVIFRSAPVYFTVDGRPGDRFELGFAAPRSRDDAEALSEDFRGWSLNLASGVKTPTRASGIARPNLISNLISNDSTPAAAAPVAAPAAPRGSYLDELKRFWSEATPDERRAFRDYIGQ
- a CDS encoding isocitrate lyase; protein product: MSQYLKDIDAVASVVKGDSTWSAINPESALRMRLQNRFKTGLDIAKYTAAVMRKDMAEYDADTSKYTQSLGCWHGFIGQQKLISIKKHFGNTDKRYLYLSGWMVAALRSEFGPLPDQSMHEKTSVPALIEELYTFLKQADAWELNHLFRDLDAAREKGDKAAEGEIISKIDGFETHIVPIIADIDAGFGNEEATYLLAKKMIEAGACCIQLENQVSDEKQCGHQDGKVTVPHADFLAKINAVRYAFLELGVDDGVIVARTDSLGAGLTKQIAVTNKPGDLGDQYNSFLDGDYISSAEDIQNGDVVIKADGKLKKVKRLASGLFCFKEGTGIDRVVLDCVTSLQNGADLLWIETEKPHVGQIAEMVNRIREQVPNAKLVYNNSPSFNWTLNFRQQVFDDWAAEGKDVSKFDRARLMSADYDGSDLCEEADARIRSFQRDAAREAGIFHHLITLPTYHTAALSTDNLAKGYFGDEGMLAYVAGVQRREIRQSIATVRHQDMAGSNIGDDHKEYFSGEAALKAGGKDNTMGQFDNI
- a CDS encoding D-2-hydroxyacid dehydrogenase produces the protein MLGTFLDLATLQPQDLDLSELWASLPRWQSHATTAPADRRAHLHGATVAVTNKVLLDAPTLAAAEQLKLICIAATGTNNVDLAAAAEQGIQVCNVRDYAVASVGQHTLALMLGLATQWARYQAAVQRGDWSRSELFCLMDYPAVELAGRTLGIVGYGRLGQEVARLGAALGMQVNVAASLRANAAPEAGRLPLEHVLAQSDVLSLHCPLTPETAGLINAERLALMKRGALLVNTARGGLIDEAALAAALRSGQLGGAALDTLSVEPPPADHPLLGMRDCNLILTPHSAWLAREARQRLIGIVADNIHSWRQGALHNRVV
- a CDS encoding MBL fold metallo-hydrolase — translated: MKYAILPVTAFAQNCSLLVCESTGKIAVCDPGGDLPAIEAAIAELGGEVEKILVTHAHIDHAGAVADLAERFAIPVEGPHRDDQFWIDMLPQQSAMFGFPPARAFTPDRWLEHGDQVTVGEQTLQVLHCPGHTPGHVVFFAADARLAVVGDVLFAGSIGRTDFPRGDHAALVDSIRNRLFPLGDDVAFIPGHGPMSTFGQERNTNPFVSDHRG
- a CDS encoding DUF523 domain-containing protein; protein product: MTTPADDGIAHALRNAGLDPDAPPALLLVSACLLGRPVRYDGRDKYTPLLLQRLAPWCRFTALCPEVGAGLGTPRPPIALYETSAGVRLQGCDDRQRDVTVAVRDQVQRVTNVHGALLKARSPSCGLGTAVLHQADGSHSLTDGAFSSALRAQHPLLPIADEVSLQQPARLQNFVLAVWRYRQGID